A window from Anomalospiza imberbis isolate Cuckoo-Finch-1a 21T00152 chromosome 8, ASM3175350v1, whole genome shotgun sequence encodes these proteins:
- the CUZD1 gene encoding LOW QUALITY PROTEIN: CUB and zona pellucida-like domain-containing protein 1 (The sequence of the model RefSeq protein was modified relative to this genomic sequence to represent the inferred CDS: inserted 1 base in 1 codon; substituted 1 base at 1 genomic stop codon), with translation MQLLRQLFLLPLFTALALAESNSTEFTGVPHCGASLHEPNKALRIELNANANCIWQIQRNANQTIRVIFSHFKFAPSSSCETESIKVFDGPSTGSPLLGQVCDDTDAVPVFESSSDSLTFLVTTNSMAFTRXFVYYYFFSPGSGTENCGGQLTGPNGTFSSPSYPASYPQFRHCVXHIQAPKNSKINLEFQDFFLELDRNCQLDFTAVYDGPTTDSGLLGKVCGRAQPTFESSSNSMTVVLSTDDTNSYRGFSAQYSTVPLPGPMEPNTTLTCSSDSMRIVLSKSYLASLGFREAYLQLNDPSCRPVVTDSVISFPLASCGTIKKDEGHSITYTNTISLAPAGNVITCQRNTEITAQCRMRSNETLELIYTTTNNAIQNLAARGRYNVSMAFILFSKKKNESDLFSKPIQYSPYYIDLNQTLFAEVILHSTDPNLQVFIDTCTASPQPDFGLLAHDLIRSGCNKDDTVETYPAFENHGRFKFRAFRFLRSFPSVYLQCDVVICDSNTTNSRCARGCISRQKRATSPYTWKTNAVVGPIRLKRDLRAAEHSESLTEVEAEKTPNLQQYTFYTLAFVVLISNILIVVAVTLKHHKHQGGYSYQNVQRSF, from the exons ATGCAGCTGCTCAGGCAGCTCTTCCTCCTGCCTCTCTTCACCGCTCTGGCTCTTGCTGAAAGCAACTCAACAGAATTCACAG GGGTGCCTCACTGTGGGGCTTCACTTCATGAGCCCAACAAAGCATTAAGGATTGAACTAAATGCAAATGCAAACTGCATCTGGCAAATCCAGAGGAATGCAAACCAAACAATTAGGGTAATTTTCTCACATTTTAA ATTTGCTCCTTCTTCAAGCTGTGAAACAGAAAGCATTAAAGTGTTTGATGGTCCCTCCACTGGCTCACCTCTCCTTGGACAAGTGTGTGATGACACAGATGCAGTCCCAGTGTTTGAATCATCCTCAGACAGTTTAACTTTTCTGGTAACAACCAACTCCATGGCTTTCACAC AATTTGTCTACTACTACTTCTTTTCACCAGGATCAG GAACCGAAAATTGTGGGGGACAATTAACTGGTCCCAATGGGACATTCAGCAGCCCCAGCTACCCAGCATCTTACCCTCAATTCAGACACTGTGTCTAGCACATACAAGCACCAAAAAACTCAAAGATAAACTTAGAGTTCCAAGATTTTTT CCTGGAACTGGACAGAAACTGCCAGCTTGACTTCACAGCAGTCTATGATGGCCCCACCACTGACTCTGGACTGTTGGGGAAAGTGTGTGGGCGTGCCCAGCCCACGTTTGAGTCTTCTTCAAACAGCATGACAGTTGTGCTGTCCACAGATGACACCAACTCCTACAGAGGATTTTCAGCTCAGTATTCCACTGTTCCCCTGCCAGGTCCCATGGAGCCCAACA CAACCCTTACATGCTCTTCAGACAGCATGAGAATTGTTCTGAGCAAGTCTTACCTGGCCTCCCTAGGCTTTAGGGAAGCTTACCTGCAGCTGAATGATCCATCTTGCAGACCAGTTGTAACAGACTCAGTGATCTCCTTCCCACTGGCCAGCTGTGGAACAATTAAAAAG GATGAAGGGCACAGCATCACTTACACCAACACCATCTCCCTGGCTCCAGCTGGCAACGTCATCACCTGCCAGAGGAACACCGAGATCACTGCACAGTGCAGGATGAGGAGCAATGAAACCTTGGAACTCATCTACACCACAACAAACAATGCCATCCAAAACCTGGCTGCTCGGGGGAGGTACAACGTCAGCATGGCCTTCATTTTgttctccaaaaaaaaaaacgagTCAGATTTGTTCTCCAAGCCCATACAATACTCCCCATACTACATAGACTTGAACCAAACTCTCTTTGCTGAAGTGATTCTTCATTCCACTGACCCAAATCTCCAGGTGTTCATTGATACCTGCACTGCATCTCCACAGCCTGATTTTGGATTGCTGGCACACGACCTAATCAGGAGTGG CTGCAATAAAGATGACACTGTGGAAACCTACCCAGCATTTGAAAACCATGGAAGATTCAAATTTAGGGCCTTCAGGTTCCTGAGGAGCTTTCCATCAGTTTATCTCCAGTGTGACGTTGTGATCTGTGACAGCAACACCACCAACTCTCGCTGTGCCAGAGGCTGCATCTCCAGGCAGAAAAGAGCCACCTCTCCATACACATGGAAAACCAATGCTGTGGTGGGGCCCATCCGCCTGAAAAGAGATCTCAGGGCTGCTGAGCACTCAG AATCCCTCACTGAAGTAGAAGctgaaaaaacaccaaacctgCAACAATACACCTTCTACACTCTGGCATTTGTGGTTTTAATTTCTAACATTCTCATTGTGGTAGCTGTGACACTAAAACATCACAAACACCAGGGAGGATACAGCTATCAAAATGTCCAGAGGTCATTTTAA
- the C8H10orf88 gene encoding ATPase PAAT isoform X2, whose protein sequence is MSSGCAAAQEEAEEGGREPRCVSARCSWPCAPPGGLARALCLRRGAGDGEPCEAVVAERREGGEEPCELRLQCRPGAEMVSVGIVSQARNMEVYVGEEYCGTGRGQSRGTRPAPGETEEVTLYHKYLKFECPAASCRIKLLSFGEKHRVLISKIILEVKAVSAKLATDFPSLGSSIDLDRVQTIMESMGSKLSPGALQLMDMVRCQQKNSFPLGDKLSWIVGRNSDFGGDRAIDGMHSAALQSSMSPSASETLPVKNHLTSEAVYKDLKITRDLNLEVPERENTLDSERLPTQQNAVDLRNDWKVMGSLQVQQQEGETSNVANPQVLLPFLQNLCTQVNHLRLKDGQRHLGKSAVAKAEGVQSAGVEQQPICSYLEKIISKNLDLMEKKLMDYIDCQIQALQTHIDSKMFLLMDLVQNSKPNKISEAHYDSNEGFSNGER, encoded by the exons ATGTCGAGCGGCTGCGCGGCGGCGCAGGAGGAGGCGGAGGAGGGAGGCCGGGAGCCGCGCTGTGTGTCGGCGCGGTGCTCGTGGCCCTGCGCGCCGCCGGGCGGCCTGGCTCGGGCGCTGTGCCTGCGGCGGGGTGCGGGGGACGGCGAGCCCTG CGAGGCCGTGGTGGCGGAGCGGCGGGAGGGCGGCGAGGAGCCCTGCGAGCTGCGGCTGCAGTGCCGGCCCGGCGCCGAGATGGTGTCCGTGGGGATCGTGAGCCAGGCCCGGAACATGGAGGTGTACGTGGGCGAGGAGTACTGCGGCACCGGCCGGGGACAGAGCCGCGGCacccgcccggccccggg tgAAACTGAAGAGGTTACTTTATACCACAAGTACCTTAAGTTTGAATGCCCTGCAGCATCCTGTAGAATTAAG CTGCTCTCCTTTGGTGAGAAACACAGAGTACTCATCAGTAAAATAATTCTAGAAGTGAAAGCAGTGTCTGCAAAACTAGCAACTGATTTTCCTTCACTAGGCTCAAGCATAGATCTAGACAGAGTGCAAACTATAATGGAATCCATGGGATCTAAGTTGTCTCCAGGTGCTCTGCAGCTCATGGACATGGTCCGGTGTCAGCAGAAA AACAGCTTCCCTCTTGGAGACAAACTCAGTTGGATCGTGGGGAGAAATTCTGACTTTGGAGGTGACCGTGCAATAGATGGAATGcacagtgcagctctgcagtcaTCAATGAGTCCATCAGCCAGTGAAACTTTGCCTGTTAAAAATCATTTAACAAGTGAAGCCGTCtataaagatttaaaaataactcGTGATCTGAACTTAGAGGTACCTGAAAGAGAGAATACTTTGGATTCTGAAAGACTTCCTACCCAGCAAAATGCAGTTGACCTCAGGAATGATTGGAAGGTCATGGGATCTTTGCAAGTGCAGCAGCAAGAAGGTGAAACTTCAAACGTGGCCAACCCACAGGtgcttcttccttttcttcagaaTTTGTGCACTCAGGTGAATCACCTTCGGCTCAAGGATGGACAGAGGCACCTTGGGAAGAGTGCAGTGGCTAAAGCAGAAGGTGTTCAGAGTGCTGG AGTGGAACAACAGCCTATTTGCTCCTATTTGGAAAAGATCATTTCAAAAAACCTGGATCTGATGGAGAAAAAACTAATGGACTACATTGACTGCCAAATCCAGGCTCTTCAGACACACATAGACAGTAAAATGTTTCTCTTGATGGACTTGGTACAGAactcaaaaccaaacaaaatttcCGAAGCACACTATGATTCTAACGAGGGGTTTTCTAATGGAGAGAGGTAG
- the C8H10orf88 gene encoding ATPase PAAT isoform X1, giving the protein MSSGCAAAQEEAEEGGREPRCVSARCSWPCAPPGGLARALCLRRGAGDGEPCSEAVVAERREGGEEPCELRLQCRPGAEMVSVGIVSQARNMEVYVGEEYCGTGRGQSRGTRPAPGETEEVTLYHKYLKFECPAASCRIKLLSFGEKHRVLISKIILEVKAVSAKLATDFPSLGSSIDLDRVQTIMESMGSKLSPGALQLMDMVRCQQKNSFPLGDKLSWIVGRNSDFGGDRAIDGMHSAALQSSMSPSASETLPVKNHLTSEAVYKDLKITRDLNLEVPERENTLDSERLPTQQNAVDLRNDWKVMGSLQVQQQEGETSNVANPQVLLPFLQNLCTQVNHLRLKDGQRHLGKSAVAKAEGVQSAGVEQQPICSYLEKIISKNLDLMEKKLMDYIDCQIQALQTHIDSKMFLLMDLVQNSKPNKISEAHYDSNEGFSNGER; this is encoded by the exons ATGTCGAGCGGCTGCGCGGCGGCGCAGGAGGAGGCGGAGGAGGGAGGCCGGGAGCCGCGCTGTGTGTCGGCGCGGTGCTCGTGGCCCTGCGCGCCGCCGGGCGGCCTGGCTCGGGCGCTGTGCCTGCGGCGGGGTGCGGGGGACGGCGAGCCCTG CAGCGAGGCCGTGGTGGCGGAGCGGCGGGAGGGCGGCGAGGAGCCCTGCGAGCTGCGGCTGCAGTGCCGGCCCGGCGCCGAGATGGTGTCCGTGGGGATCGTGAGCCAGGCCCGGAACATGGAGGTGTACGTGGGCGAGGAGTACTGCGGCACCGGCCGGGGACAGAGCCGCGGCacccgcccggccccggg tgAAACTGAAGAGGTTACTTTATACCACAAGTACCTTAAGTTTGAATGCCCTGCAGCATCCTGTAGAATTAAG CTGCTCTCCTTTGGTGAGAAACACAGAGTACTCATCAGTAAAATAATTCTAGAAGTGAAAGCAGTGTCTGCAAAACTAGCAACTGATTTTCCTTCACTAGGCTCAAGCATAGATCTAGACAGAGTGCAAACTATAATGGAATCCATGGGATCTAAGTTGTCTCCAGGTGCTCTGCAGCTCATGGACATGGTCCGGTGTCAGCAGAAA AACAGCTTCCCTCTTGGAGACAAACTCAGTTGGATCGTGGGGAGAAATTCTGACTTTGGAGGTGACCGTGCAATAGATGGAATGcacagtgcagctctgcagtcaTCAATGAGTCCATCAGCCAGTGAAACTTTGCCTGTTAAAAATCATTTAACAAGTGAAGCCGTCtataaagatttaaaaataactcGTGATCTGAACTTAGAGGTACCTGAAAGAGAGAATACTTTGGATTCTGAAAGACTTCCTACCCAGCAAAATGCAGTTGACCTCAGGAATGATTGGAAGGTCATGGGATCTTTGCAAGTGCAGCAGCAAGAAGGTGAAACTTCAAACGTGGCCAACCCACAGGtgcttcttccttttcttcagaaTTTGTGCACTCAGGTGAATCACCTTCGGCTCAAGGATGGACAGAGGCACCTTGGGAAGAGTGCAGTGGCTAAAGCAGAAGGTGTTCAGAGTGCTGG AGTGGAACAACAGCCTATTTGCTCCTATTTGGAAAAGATCATTTCAAAAAACCTGGATCTGATGGAGAAAAAACTAATGGACTACATTGACTGCCAAATCCAGGCTCTTCAGACACACATAGACAGTAAAATGTTTCTCTTGATGGACTTGGTACAGAactcaaaaccaaacaaaatttcCGAAGCACACTATGATTCTAACGAGGGGTTTTCTAATGGAGAGAGGTAG